The genomic segment CTGCAGCTCACGGTAACTGATGCCGTATTTGCAGTACCAGCGTACGGCCCACAGAATGATGTCACGCTGAAAATGCCGGCCTTTGAATGGGTTCATGTGCAGCTCCATCAGCAAAAGGGGATGATAAGTTTATCACCACCGACTATTTGCAACAGTGCCCGATGACAGCGGTCATATTCTGCCATGGCAGAATATGACCGCTGTCATCGAGCCGTTTTATCCCAAGGCGGGCAATGGCCGACGGCCCTATCCGCTGGAGACCATGCTGCGTATTCACTGCATGCAGCATTGGTACAACCTGAGCGACGGTGCCATGGAAGATGCCCTGTACGAAATCGCCTCCATGCGCCTGTTTGCCCGATTATCCCTGGATAGCGCCCTGCCGGATCGCACCACCATCATGAATTTCCGCCACCTGCTCGAGCAGCATCAACTGGCCCGTCAATTGTTCAAGACCATCAATCGCTGGCTGGCCGAAGCAGGCGTCATGATGACCCAAGGCACTTTGGTGGATGCCATCATCATTGAGGCACCCAGCTCTACCAAGAACAAAGAGCAGCAACGCGATCCGGAGATGCATCAGACCAAGAAAGGCAATCAGTGGCACTTTGGCATGAAGGCCCACATTGGTGTCGATGCCAAGAGTGGCCTGACCCACAGCCTGGTCACCACCGCGGCCAACGAGCATGACCTCAATCAGCTGGGTAATCTGCTTCATGGAGAGGAGCAATTTGTCTCAGCCGATGCCGGCTACCAAGGAGCGCCACAGCGCGAGGAGCTGGCCGAGGTGGATGTGGACTGGCTGATCGCCGGGCGTCCCGGCAGGGTAAAAACTTTGAAGCAGCATCCGCGCAAGAACAAAACGGCCATCAACATCGAATACATGAAAGCCAGCATCCGTGCCAGGGTGGAGCACCCGTTTCGCATCATCAAGCGGCAGTTCGGCTTCGTGAAAGCCAGATACAAGGGGCTGCTGAAAAACGATAACCAACTGGCGATGTTATTCACCCTGGCCAACCTGTTTCGGGTGGACCAAATGATACGTCAGTGGGAGAGATCTCAGTAAAAACCGGAAATAACGCCAGAAATGGTGGAAAAAATAGCCTAAATAGGCTGATTCGATGTGTTTGCGGGAAAAAAATCGGCCCAGATCCGCGAAATTTTAATCAGCGAGTCAGCTTGGGAAGAAATGACCTGCTTATTCGCACCTTCCTTAGAGAACAATTTATTGAATTCAATGAATTGTTGCTTTTTGAGGACCTGAATTTGTTTAATCAAAGAATGGCTGAATATCTGGTGCTGTATAACAGCAAAAGGCCACATAAATCACTCGAACTGATGACGCCAGTGGACTATATTTGGCACTGTTGCAAATAGTCGGTGGTGATAAACTTATCATCCCCTTTTGCTGATGGAGCTGCACATGAACCCATTCAAAGGCCGGCATTTTCAGCGTGACATCATTCTGTGGGCCGTACGCTGGTACTGCAAATACGGCATCAGTTACCGTGAGCTGCAGGAGATGCTGGCTGAACGCGGAGTGAATGTCGATCACTCCACGATTTACCGCTGGGTTCAGCGTTATGCGCCTGAAATGGAAAAACGGCTGCGCTGGTACTGGCGTAACCCTTCCGATCTTTGCCCGTGGCACATGGATGAAACCTACGTGAAGGTCAATGGCCGCTGGGCGTATCTGTACCGGGCCGTCGACAGCCGGGGCCGCACTGTCGATTTTTATCTCTCCTCCCGTCGTAACAGCAAAGCTGCATACCGGTTTCTGGGTAAAATCCTCAACAACGTGAAGAAGTGGCAGATCCCGCGATTCATCAACACGGATAAAGCGCCCGCCTATGGTCGCGCGCTTGCTCTGCTCAAACGCGAAGGCCGGTGCCCGTCTGACGTTGAACACCGACAGATTAAGTACCGGAACAACGTGATTGAATGCGATCATGGCAAACTGAAACGGATAATCGGCGCCACGCTGGGATTTAAATCCATGAAGACGGCTTACGCCACCATCAAAGGTATTGAGGTGATGCGTGCACTACGCAAAGGCCAGGCCTCAGCATTTTATTATGGTGATCCCCTGGGCGAAATGCGCCTGGTAAGCAGAGTTTTTGAAATGTAAGGCCTTTGAATAAGACAAAAGGCTGCCTCATCGCTAACTTTGCAACAGTGCCCTATATTTTACGTGAGAGTAAAAATTGCAATATGTGGTGGACCCATACAACCTGAAGCGAGAAGGTATATTATGAGCTATCGTATGTTTGATTATCTGGTGCCAAACGTTAACTTTTTTGGCCCCAACGCCATTTCCGTAGTCGGCGAACGCTGCCAGC from the Citrobacter sp. Marseille-Q6884 genome contains:
- a CDS encoding IS6-like element IS26 family transposase; amino-acid sequence: MNPFKGRHFQRDIILWAVRWYCKYGISYRELQEMLAERGVNVDHSTIYRWVQRYAPEMEKRLRWYWRNPSDLCPWHMDETYVKVNGRWAYLYRAVDSRGRTVDFYLSSRRNSKAAYRFLGKILNNVKKWQIPRFINTDKAPAYGRALALLKREGRCPSDVEHRQIKYRNNVIECDHGKLKRIIGATLGFKSMKTAYATIKGIEVMRALRKGQASAFYYGDPLGEMRLVSRVFEM
- a CDS encoding IS5 family transposase, whose product is MPDDSGHILPWQNMTAVIEPFYPKAGNGRRPYPLETMLRIHCMQHWYNLSDGAMEDALYEIASMRLFARLSLDSALPDRTTIMNFRHLLEQHQLARQLFKTINRWLAEAGVMMTQGTLVDAIIIEAPSSTKNKEQQRDPEMHQTKKGNQWHFGMKAHIGVDAKSGLTHSLVTTAANEHDLNQLGNLLHGEEQFVSADAGYQGAPQREELAEVDVDWLIAGRPGRVKTLKQHPRKNKTAINIEYMKASIRARVEHPFRIIKRQFGFVKARYKGLLKNDNQLAMLFTLANLFRVDQMIRQWERSQ